Proteins encoded in a region of the Vicia villosa cultivar HV-30 ecotype Madison, WI linkage group LG5, Vvil1.0, whole genome shotgun sequence genome:
- the LOC131607687 gene encoding uncharacterized protein LOC131607687 yields the protein MDLAPEELQFLSIHNILAESISIPKTSPKTFYLITLTLIFPLSFAILAHSLFTHPLISHLQSPFTDPSQTSHDWTLLLVFQFFYLIFLFAFSLLSTAAVVFTVASLYTSKPVSFSSTMSAIPKVFKRLFVTFLWVTLLMTVYNSVFVVCLVVLIIAADTDNTFLLFFSIVVILLLFVVAHVYITALWHLASVVSVLEPVYGFAAMKKSYELLKGRVRYAAVLVCGYLFICGVIAGVFSAVVVHGGDGYGVFSRIVIGGFLVGVLVIVNLVGLLVQSVFYYVCKSYHHQGIDKSALHDHLGGYLGEYVPLKSSIQMENLDV from the coding sequence ATGGATCTAGCTCCTGAAGAACTCCAATTCCTCAGCATCCACAACATCTTAGCCGAATCAATCTCAATCCCCAAAACTTCCCCTAAAACCTTCTACCTAATCACCCTAACCCTAATTTTTCCCCTCTCTTTCGCAATTCTAGCTCATTCCCTTTTCACACATCCCTTAATTTCACATCTTCAATCTCCTTTCACTGATCCCTCACAAACCTCTCACGATTGGACTCTCCTCCTCGTTTTTCAGTTCTTTTACCTCATTTTCCTCTTCGCTTTCTCTCTCCTCTCCACCGCCGCCGTCGTCTTCACCGTCGCGTCGTTGTATACATCAAAGCCGGTGTCTTTTTCTTCCACTATGTCAGCTATCCCCAAAGTGTTTAAGAGATTGTTCGTTACTTTCTTATGGGTTACTCTTCTTATGACTGTTTATAATTCggtttttgttgtttgtttggtTGTGCTTATTATAGCTGCGGATACGGATAACACGTTTCTGTTGTTTTTCTCTATTGTTGTGATTCTGTTGCTGTTTGTTGTTGCTCATGTTTACATTACTGCGTTGTGGCATTTGGCGAGTGTGGTTTCTGTGCTTGAGCCTGTTTATGGTTTTGCTGCTATGAAGAAGAGTTATGAGTTGTTGAAGGGGAGGGTTAGGTATGCTGCGGTTTTGGTTTGTGGGTATTTGTTTATCTGTGGGGTTATTGCGGGGGTGTTTAGCGCGGTGGTGGTGCATGGTGGGGATGGGTATGGTGTGTTTTCTAGGATTGTGATTGGTGGGTTCTTGGTGGGTGTGCTTGTGATTGTCAATTTGGTTGGGTTGTTGGTGCAGAGTGTGTTTTACTATGTTTGCAAGAGTTATCATCATCAAGGGATTGATAAGAGTGCTTTGCATGATCATCTTGGTGGCTACCTTGGAGAGTATGTGCCTCTTAAGAGCAGTATCCAAATGGAAAATTTGGATGTATGA